Proteins from one Candidatus Marinimicrobia bacterium CG08_land_8_20_14_0_20_45_22 genomic window:
- a CDS encoding histidine triad nucleotide-binding protein, whose translation MNEDCIFCKIASGQFGTEFLYESDEIVAFRDIHPRAPIHFLVIPKKHIPKVSDVQPEDEALIGKMVAVANIVAKQEKISESGYRLVFNCGRDSGQDVFHIHLHVLGGRKLNWPPG comes from the coding sequence GTGAACGAAGATTGCATTTTTTGTAAAATTGCCTCCGGACAATTTGGGACGGAATTTTTATATGAATCGGACGAGATCGTTGCTTTTCGGGATATTCATCCGCGCGCGCCGATCCATTTTCTCGTCATCCCGAAGAAGCATATCCCGAAAGTCAGCGACGTCCAACCGGAAGACGAAGCGCTGATCGGGAAAATGGTTGCGGTTGCGAATATCGTTGCCAAGCAGGAAAAAATTTCTGAGTCCGGCTATCGGCTGGTTTTCAATTGTGGTCGCGATTCCGGCCAGGATGTTTTTCATATTCATCTGCACGTTCTCGGTGGAAGAAAATTAAACTGGCCGCCGGGATAG
- a CDS encoding 23S rRNA (cytosine(1962)-C(5))-methyltransferase RlmI (SAM-dependent;catalyzes the methylation of cytosine at position 1962 of the 23S rRNA) gives METSVILKTGRERSLLRFHPWVFSGAIHSVSGSPVSGDTVDVFSTDKRFLGRGAFSPQSQITVRMWTFNADEPINERFFAGRLQHAIDSRKDFLADPETTAFRLVNAESDGLPGLIVDKYGGFLVCQFLTAGAEKWKNEIIAQLNTLIPNAGIYERSDVEVREKEGLPLVAGVLAGAEPPDLIEILENGLKFLVDVKTGHKTGFYLDQRENRKLIGRYSSNVEMLNCFSYTGGFGIFALKNDAAHVTNIDASATALEISLENAKRNELPTDRIENVAGDVFQVLREYRNANRMFDLIVLDPPKFAESKSNLERAARGYKDINLLAFKLLRKNGILFTFSCSGLMTPELFQKIVADAALDAKRNAQIIRRLTQAPDHPTALAFPEGTYLKGLVCRAE, from the coding sequence TTGGAAACTTCTGTCATTTTAAAAACGGGGCGCGAACGGTCGCTTCTGCGTTTCCATCCATGGGTATTTTCCGGCGCAATTCATTCCGTTTCGGGTTCGCCCGTCAGCGGCGATACCGTTGATGTTTTTTCAACCGATAAACGATTTCTGGGGCGCGGCGCTTTTTCCCCGCAGTCACAGATCACCGTCCGAATGTGGACATTTAATGCCGACGAACCAATTAACGAACGGTTTTTCGCCGGTCGTCTTCAGCACGCGATCGATTCCCGTAAAGATTTCCTCGCCGATCCAGAAACTACGGCTTTTCGTTTAGTCAACGCCGAATCCGACGGTTTGCCCGGATTAATCGTCGATAAGTACGGCGGTTTTCTCGTCTGTCAATTTCTCACCGCCGGAGCCGAAAAATGGAAAAATGAGATCATTGCACAACTGAACACGCTGATTCCCAATGCCGGAATCTATGAGCGTTCGGACGTCGAAGTCCGCGAAAAGGAAGGTTTGCCGCTCGTTGCCGGTGTTCTTGCCGGAGCCGAACCGCCCGATCTCATCGAAATCCTGGAAAACGGTCTGAAATTTCTCGTCGATGTGAAAACCGGACATAAAACCGGTTTCTACTTGGATCAACGCGAAAATCGAAAACTTATTGGCAGATATTCATCGAATGTTGAAATGTTGAACTGCTTTTCTTACACCGGTGGATTTGGAATATTCGCACTCAAAAATGACGCCGCGCATGTTACCAACATTGACGCCTCGGCGACTGCGCTTGAAATCAGTCTTGAAAATGCCAAACGCAATGAATTGCCGACCGACCGGATTGAAAATGTCGCCGGCGACGTTTTTCAAGTCCTGCGCGAATACCGGAACGCCAACCGAATGTTCGATCTGATCGTTCTTGATCCGCCTAAATTTGCCGAATCAAAAAGCAATCTCGAACGTGCCGCTCGCGGCTACAAAGACATCAATCTGCTGGCGTTCAAACTTCTCCGGAAAAATGGCATTCTGTTCACATTTTCCTGTTCAGGACTGATGACGCCGGAACTATTTCAAAAGATCGTCGCCGACGCGGCTCTTGACGCCAAACGCAATGCGCAAATCATCAGACGGCTCACACAGGCGCCCGACCATCCGACCGCGCTCGCTTTCCCCGAAGGGACTTACCTGAAGGGACTCGTCTGCCGGGCGGAATGA
- a CDS encoding calcium:proton exchanger, producing MFTIIMLQVIGVALLYIGAEGLVKGGSSVSLRWGLSPLFVGLTIVAFGTSAPELVVSIEAATDMHGAISIGNVLGSNIFNIAVILGLSALICPVKIHRQLVIIDMPILIGVSVLFFIIFLDFQVTRLEGLSLFLGIVGYTTFSLIYAKKQYQKGIEFIHEDDIPKPTRSVTMDFLFITGGLGALILGSHFFVKGAIGMARILSISEAVIGLTIVSVGTSLPELATSIVAAFRKETDIAVGNIVGSNIFNLLAIVGIASLVHPIDGTGIAMTDMFVMIMTAVLLLPLMRTGYTIKRLEGALLLLVYTGYLFYLWPK from the coding sequence ATGTTTACGATCATCATGCTTCAAGTTATTGGCGTGGCGTTGCTCTATATTGGGGCTGAAGGTCTTGTCAAAGGCGGTAGTTCGGTTTCACTCCGCTGGGGACTCAGCCCGCTTTTCGTCGGATTGACTATTGTCGCTTTTGGAACCAGCGCCCCGGAATTAGTCGTTTCTATCGAAGCCGCCACCGACATGCACGGCGCGATATCCATTGGGAATGTCCTCGGCTCGAATATTTTCAACATCGCCGTCATTTTGGGATTGTCTGCGCTGATTTGTCCGGTGAAAATCCACCGTCAGCTCGTTATCATCGATATGCCGATTCTGATCGGTGTTTCCGTTCTGTTCTTCATCATCTTTTTAGATTTTCAGGTTACACGCTTGGAGGGACTTAGTCTCTTTCTGGGAATCGTTGGTTACACGACTTTCAGCCTGATTTACGCTAAAAAGCAATATCAAAAAGGAATCGAATTTATCCACGAAGACGACATTCCCAAACCGACGCGAAGCGTGACGATGGATTTCCTTTTCATCACCGGAGGTCTGGGTGCGTTGATTCTGGGCTCGCATTTTTTCGTTAAAGGGGCCATTGGAATGGCGCGCATTCTCAGTATCAGCGAAGCCGTCATCGGGTTGACGATTGTCTCGGTCGGAACGAGTCTGCCGGAACTGGCGACTTCTATCGTGGCCGCTTTTCGTAAAGAAACCGATATCGCGGTTGGAAATATCGTCGGGTCGAATATTTTCAACCTACTGGCGATCGTTGGAATCGCGTCGCTGGTTCATCCGATCGACGGAACCGGCATCGCAATGACGGATATGTTTGTAATGATCATGACCGCCGTGCTCCTGCTCCCACTGATGCGAACAGGCTATACAATTAAACGATTGGAAGGCGCACTTCTGCTACTCGTTTACACTGGTTATCTATTCTATCTCTGGCCGAAATAA
- a CDS encoding cytochrome C biogenesis protein CycH, producing METNDKIIIYQPPEGLPALEVHLEEETVWLTQKQMGDLFGKSYKTISRHINNIYRESELVRNSTVLFFETVQTEGDREVIRNLEYFNLDMIISVGYRVNSRRGTQFRIWATNVLKQHIIQGYTVNEKRLQEARENFRRLKDSVEIFQRVVENRTLTDTEAKGIVQVIRDYAHALDMLDGYDRQNLTIRNVNRNERYKLDYDKACSALQDLIDIESRKPERGNLYGKERGKILHGIIASVYQTVGGQDAYPSIEEKAAHLLYFLIKNHPFIDGNKRIAGALFLWFLEQNRWLYNADGSKRIADNALTALCLLVAQSDPKEKDLIVKVIINLINKDN from the coding sequence ATAGAAACCAACGACAAAATCATTATTTACCAGCCGCCCGAAGGGTTGCCGGCGCTGGAAGTTCATCTCGAAGAAGAGACGGTCTGGTTGACACAAAAACAAATGGGCGATTTATTTGGGAAAAGTTATAAGACAATTTCACGACATATAAATAACATTTACCGTGAAAGCGAATTGGTCCGGAACTCAACTGTCTTGTTTTTTGAGACAGTTCAGACTGAAGGGGATCGAGAAGTTATCAGAAATCTTGAATACTTTAACCTGGATATGATTATCTCGGTTGGTTATAGGGTCAATTCAAGGCGCGGCACCCAATTCCGCATCTGGGCGACTAATGTTCTGAAACAGCATATCATTCAAGGCTATACGGTCAATGAAAAACGGTTACAGGAGGCGCGGGAAAATTTCCGGAGATTAAAAGACAGCGTTGAGATTTTCCAGCGGGTTGTGGAAAACCGGACATTGACCGATACCGAAGCTAAGGGGATTGTACAAGTAATCCGGGATTATGCGCACGCCCTGGATATGTTGGATGGATATGATCGCCAGAATCTGACAATTCGGAATGTAAATCGGAATGAGCGTTATAAACTGGATTATGATAAGGCATGTTCAGCCTTACAGGATTTGATAGATATTGAATCCCGGAAACCGGAACGCGGCAATCTATATGGCAAAGAGCGCGGCAAGATTTTACATGGGATCATCGCTTCAGTATATCAGACTGTTGGCGGACAGGACGCTTACCCGAGCATTGAAGAAAAAGCCGCACATCTGCTCTATTTCCTGATTAAGAATCATCCTTTTATTGATGGTAATAAGCGCATTGCCGGAGCTCTGTTTCTCTGGTTTCTGGAACAGAACCGCTGGCTTTATAATGCCGATGGTAGCAAACGGATTGCTGATAATGCTCTGACTGCACTCTGCCTGCTAGTTGCCCAAAGTGATCCGAAGGAAAAAGACCTGATTGTTAAAGTGATCATCAACCTGATTAACAAGGATAATTAA